The stretch of DNA AGTATATTATTAACATTTTGCTTCTTCAACTATTGTGCACGTTGTCAacattctgtaaaaaaaaaaaacaaagtaaccTCAGCTGACCCTCAGTGCAGGAGAATGCCGTTCatgttttgacatttcacaCATATCATGTTGACTTTCTTCCTCGTTTaccctgtgttttttttttttttcccccccttgtTCGTGTTCGGCAAGTAAAACCAGAAATCTTATTCTGAGCTACGTTCCACTCCTCGTTTCCCCCATCGCTGCATTTCTCCAGTATCTGTCCCTCAAGCACATGTGGCAGATGCTGCATGACCGAACTCCCCAGAGAGGCCACGGCGCTGTCAGCTCAGATCCGTCTTCGTTTGGGAGGGCGCTTGTTCATTAAATCCAACATAGCTCAACAGGAGGCAGGCTCCCACAACACGCTCATGTACATCATCATAAATCCACATTAGAGAAGACGAGGCATCTCATGTGGGGAGGGGGTTTGCTGTTGTGGTTGAGACAGCAATAACAGTTAGTCCAGGACATCAATACCCAACACACAGATAAAGAGACGACATTGCCACTATGTCCTAAAGAGCACTTGCAATATCTTTTGCATTGTTGGAAATCGTTATCTTCTATTATGCGTCGTACACTTAAAGTAACGTTTATTTTAAGTGTACGAAGCATAAACCATATGACTTTCATTTACATagcctaatttttttttctacaggaAAGGTCAGTGGCTGGGGCAACTTGCCAGGTGTTTgtagagcagcagagcagtgcgGTGCAGTGAATGTAATTATGGTACTCTGGCAATCTAATAACTTGCCAGCCTGTCTCTCAACACTAGGAAAGTGTACTAGCATATTAAAGGTGGCTGGTTGTGAGCACGGGatggcatctgtgtgtgtgtgtgtgtgtgtgtgtgcgcagggtTTTGAAGGCCAGTTTGCTCTGTACcatgaaaaaaattcaaatcagaGGTTGAGTCTCTAAATTTCACAAATAGTAAGTAATGGTTCAAGTTTTTTTCAATTCTATGTTAATCTAAAATTCAAAAGTCAATATTTACACTGAAGGGATCCTTGATTATTCACTTTACTGGCTGTAGATCAGTCTCTTCAGCAGGATTGAAGCTGATGGGTTATAGAACGACAGTAAGGGATGAGCCTTTTGTTCAGTTTAACTTGAGGGCAGCGCTTCTCCTCAAAGTGGCAGCTTCCCTACCTGGAATGTGACAGAACTTTAAAGGTTAAATCAGGCAATAAGCTCTCCCAGGTGCAGTTAAAGCCACTGCTTACATGAAAGATTGCAGCATGATTGCCTGCAACTTTTGTTAAAGGGACAGTGTGGACAATCCAGCTGGAGCTAAGGCAGAGCTTCAGCCATCCTTTCAATATTCAATTGAGTACTAATGAAAAACTGATATAGAAGAAGAAAGTGAAGTCAGTTCAGTTCAATCAAATCGAAAAGAGAACTTGGCATCCATTTTATCAGAGGATCAGAATGATGCTCAcataagttttttgtttttttttttttactttaactgaGATAGGGTTCAGACAGGAGGCATGAAATGTTTCCAGTAACAGCTAGGCTACACCAGGCCAGATAAAACAGCAAAGTGGAGCAGACAAAACATTGGTAATATCTAAATCCCAGAGCTCCCAGTATCTGAAACGCAGCCTCTGTTTACCAGTAACAAGAACAAATATAAATCCTGTTCCTCTCTGGAAATAAGCTTGAGGCAACAGACGACTGACAGAGTCCAGGGAGCTTCCAGAGACACACTTCAGCCTCGCTGGATCTGAGCTGACACCATAAGTCTATGACCAGGCTATTTAGATGTCGAAGCTGTTTGGAGACTAGTATTAACAAGCACAAAGCGGCCACTGAGTAAGCCTGAAAAGGTTCTGCTGGTCTTTCAGAACAGAGAGCACTCCCAGTGCTCATCTGTTTTACTTTTCCTCTTCAAACTGTTCACTCTCTTCCTTGCTTGTTTCCCCCCACTGTAATTACACTTGCTCTGCCAAGCGTAGCTCGAGGCGTGGCTGGGCAAAATCACTGGTTAATATGAATCTGCAGAGTGCGTGAGGAGGAGGAATATTCACTGACAGTCTCTGTGGAAACATGAGGTCATAAGCAGCCTGCACCTGCATGTCCCTCCAGAGAAAAGCAGGCGAGGAAGTCTCACTTTGGGGAatcatgtgtatttgtgtgtgtccgtctgaAGCGAGACCATCAATTTTCAGAATGATCCTGCAACAACTGCAAATCCATTGTGAGATAACAAGCACTTTGAACTAACTGCTTTTCTATCTTGGGATTATTCAACCATATGAAAGTTGCCTGAAAAATCACACTTGCACAGGGGCgtcaaaggggaaaaaatagaaGTGTATCACCTGCCTGTGCTACACACACCTTAAAGCCAGTGAGAACAATAAACCAGATAAATGTGCAGCACATTATAGACAACGCCACATTCCGCCTTATCTTGGCGATTGGCAAAGCTGTTTTTGAAGAAATGTCTGTCTGAAAGAGAAATCTCATACAGGAAGTATGAAACTAAAGGTGTCACGACACGTCTTCAGCCCACAGGGGCAACTGAGCGGCCCCTGTGTTTGTCAGGAGATATACAGAGCATTAATACCAGCCGGAGCACCAGTCCAGACAGATAGTGTTACACATCACTTTCCTTTCTGATTTCAATCAGGCGTAATCACTCGCATCCAGAGAAAACTGTGCTTATGgcaaaattttatttcacactgaAATACAAAGACATGTCAAAATACAGGAAAAATTTTGAGGCACGCCTTTGTACTGCAAATTACATGCAGCTGCAGGCTCTGTGAGGCCACTGGTCAgggatgttgtgtgttttttatgcacgagagtgagagaaagaaggagaggaacaTTATTATTTCTAGATGTTCTTCAATAGGCCAAAGAAGGTGAGTCAGACCTAGATGCTGACTTCATTGGACTACTAAACGCCAATGTGTATGGTATATATGCCACTCATGAATCATTAATCCATACCAGACTCCATAGCATGGACAGTAACTATTAAGGGCTGggtaaacaaatacaaaagcaaaGACCCTTGAGCTCATTTTCATAATACCTTTGTGCCCAGTGAGAATCAGTGTGGTTCAGTGTGCCTCATTTGCATGTGCCACAAAACAGCATATACCATTTTTTGCAGCTGGTGGGGGGGTACATTGTTATGCTTATTCAGCTTTTACTGAAGTCTGTTGGTGGATATAAAACCTGCCAAGTGGCTGCAGCTCACAGACATTATTCTGGGGAATTTTGTAGTGGAgccaaggatttttttttttatttttttttaaatcagattctTAGCAGGAAGCAAGTTGGATGAGGGATAACTGTTGGCAACTCTCATCACCTACAGGCCTACAGATAGACACTGATCTAAATTCAGAAACtttcctctgttcctcctctctATCTGACTTTTTATTCCTACTGTAGCAACTAACGAAAATAGCACTGGCAGCATTGCAATGGAGATAGTATGAATGTCTCCAACAAGGCAAAAGTGCAGACGATTCACACATCACTGAACTTGTTGACAACTGGAGTAAGATTTAGTATGTGAGGCGCAGCCTCAggaatgagtgagtgtgtgtgtgtgtgtgtggccctgAATTCCTCCATCAAAGCCTGTGAATAACATTCCTCAGACTTAAGATTAAAGGCCCTCAGTCCAGATGGATACCATCAACCCagagacattttatttagatgaatatcttcacagaaaaaaaagggcaatcacATCCACCTACGAAATCCAAAGTGCACAAtaatcattcaaaaaaaaaaaaaaaggagcataGCGTATATCACAAATTCACATATTAAAACAAACTTAATAACAAGCAGTATAGgatttctctgcagcagaggcaTAATGAGAAGGATGCAATGACCAGCAGTATGTTTATGCTCGGTAACCTTTCACTCAAGACTTGATGCATTCCATCGTTTATCCtttagtaaaagtaaaaatagaacATATCACTCTTTGCAACtctccaaaaaaaaacttttcccaTGACTTATGGTCCATGCAATGTTATACCTGACACCACAGCTGCCAGGTGTTGGTACAGGACAACAGGACATGCTGAAGTGGTTGAATGGCGGTTGTGCGATTAGGAGTCATGACAGATGCAAAATCTGGATATGatcgggggaggggggggggggcaggactTTCATGCAAATCTTTGTTAAAGTCATTCAATATCTCACTGTGCGGTCCCAGACAGTGGCCCATCCTGGATCACACATCCGAATTAATGCTCAGGTTGGCCAAACGAGGGTCAGAGTTTATTTCATATCTGTAATGGTACCCCTCCATGTGGTCCCTACAAGCATCCCGGATGTTGTACATCCAGCGCTTGATGCCTTTCCTATTAAGGTAGAGTACCAGCAGGAATATGACGCCGATCAGAGCCAGGACCAGCCCCAAGAAAACGTAAGAAGTCTCCAGCACACCGTCCATGTTGCCCGAGCATTTGAGCTGTGGCATATCCACCTGCAGGAGCGGCTGGCCTCTCAGGGCTTTGGGATTTGCGCAGGTCAGGTTCTGTATGTCAGTGATCTGAGTGAAGTTTTTCAGCCACGCCAGCGTCTCCTCAATGATGCAGGTACACTGCCAGGGGTTCCCCACCATCTGGATGTGGAGGCCGGGCTTGAAACTGAACGCTGCCATGGTGCTGGCTTGCAGATACCTCAGGCTGTTGTCCCTCAGGTCAAGGTCACGCAGCGGGGGCGACTTCAGGGTCCCATTGTTGACGCCAATAATGGAGCTGTTCTGCAGGCTGAGCGTCAACAGGCTGGAGAGGCCGGTGAACATATCGTCTGGAAGAATCACCAGGGCGTTGTTGGACAGGTCCAAGACTTGTAGCATGCGGAGGTTTCCACGCTGCAGCACACCCAGGACTGTGTCTATGAAGGTGTGATTGTGAATACACCTACTGAGGTTCAAGACCTGCAGTTTATTGTCATCAGGAAAAGCTCTTTCACTAAAATCTGTAAGATTGTTGTTGCTCAAATCGAGCCGCAAAAGGTTTGGCAAGTTGTCGAATACCATCTCGCCCACAGACTCAATCCCATTCCCACTGAGATAGACATCTGTTAATAGTTTCAGGCCTGTTGGGAAAGAGTCCGCGGTGATGCTGGTGATGTTATTTCCCGTTACAAACAGAATTTTTGTGTTGTTCGGTAAAGAATGCGGGATCGTGTCCAAGTCCTGGTTTTGGCATTTCACAGTTTGGGAGGAGCACAAGCATCTGTCCGGACAGCCGCGACAGCACAGCGCGACCgacaggaggaaaaggagacGGATCATGCCGGATTCGGTCGCCCTCCCTCGGATTCCTCTGCGGCTCCACCCGCACGGTGCGTTCAACAGGCGCATCTCGGACTTTGTCGGCGGGACTGTGCGCGCAGAGCGTGCGTAAAGATTTTGCTCACAAACCGCTTTGTTCTTccgggagggaggaggaggaggaggaagagggggcggagaggggatggggggggggaaagcAAGGAAAACTTTTTCAACTGTCTCCCACCTTTATCCTCCTGAAAATCCCTTAAAGTTCAAACTCAAAGCTCCGCGTGACTACCCCCAAACCATTCTTGTTTGAGGGTGAGTTTACATTTCCACGATTTCCAAGACGAAGTGATGCAGACGTAATTCGAGGAAATCCTCttaagtcagattttttttttccttcccaaaCTTAAGATTTTCAGGAATAAAACTGAGCCGCGATgttttcgattttttttttctgtccaaacaaaaataattaagtCCAACGTTGGACCAGGACTTGCTTTCTTCTGGTTCGGAGGGAGACACGACTCCCTGTCTGCCGAGGACGCCCGGTGTAGCCTACGCACTTccagctctctgctctcctgaTCGTCGGGAGTCTTGAGGGAAAGACCGAACAGCAGCTCCGCGCAGGCcgatggagggagggagcgtACCATTATCCGAccgaatggggggggggggagaacaGAAAACTCACAGAAGTTTAGTTTGAAGTATTTCTTGAAATTTTCCAACAATCCCGACACGCGCGTTCGACGTGTGCCTAAAACACTTAACTATAAAAATTGCGAGCAGCTGCGTCTTAAGATGGCCTGTCGCGGTCCGGTGTCGAGCCTCGGGGTTCAGGGAACTCTCCAAGCAAACTGAGGAGCAGCTCAGCCTTACCGTGCGGATGGTGGAGCTGTGATTCATAATACACTGATAAGCATCTGATCAAAAAGGACCAAGGCATCAAGTCCACCCATTCGCAGATTTTCACATGGTATCCTTTGGAAAGGAATAAATTCAATGGCCTTGATAGCTCTAATAACTCTGTATTTCCGTAAAGCATTTTGATCCATTGGCCTTTTATGGCATTTCcactttatttaaattcacaAAGCCTGTTTGATAAGCTACAGCATTGGCGGAAGCATACATAGTTTAAAGAAACTAAAAAGGCAAAAGTAAACTGGAAATGGGAAAACATTAatcaatcacaatcacacatTTAGGAACTTCAGTGAATTCAAAATTCTTCCCGGCCACAATCCCTTTTAAGATCCATGGAGATC from Echeneis naucrates chromosome 6, fEcheNa1.1, whole genome shotgun sequence encodes:
- the tpbg gene encoding trophoblast glycoprotein, which translates into the protein MRLLNAPCGWSRRGIRGRATESGMIRLLFLLSVALCCRGCPDRCLCSSQTVKCQNQDLDTIPHSLPNNTKILFVTGNNITSITADSFPTGLKLLTDVYLSGNGIESVGEMVFDNLPNLLRLDLSNNNLTDFSERAFPDDNKLQVLNLSRCIHNHTFIDTVLGVLQRGNLRMLQVLDLSNNALVILPDDMFTGLSSLLTLSLQNSSIIGVNNGTLKSPPLRDLDLRDNSLRYLQASTMAAFSFKPGLHIQMVGNPWQCTCIIEETLAWLKNFTQITDIQNLTCANPKALRGQPLLQVDMPQLKCSGNMDGVLETSYVFLGLVLALIGVIFLLVLYLNRKGIKRWMYNIRDACRDHMEGYHYRYEINSDPRLANLSINSDV